Within the Pyramidobacter piscolens W5455 genome, the region CCGCTACGAAAGGAGCCTGTGAGATGATCTCCGTCGAAATCCCCGCAAACCTGACGAAAGACGAACGCTACCGCCTCATTTCCGCCCGGCTGGCCGCCCTGGCCGCCGCCGAGCGCGACCCGCTCGCCAACCTGTGCAACTTCATGGCCTATCTGTACTGGACCGTGGGCGGCGTCAACTGGGTGGGGCTGTATCTCCTGCGCGGCGGCGAGCTCGTGCTCGGCCCCTTCGCGGGCAAGCCCGCCTGCTCGCGCCTCGCCCCCGGCAAGGGCGTGTGCGGC harbors:
- a CDS encoding GAF domain-containing protein, whose product is MISVEIPANLTKDERYRLISARLAALAAAERDPLANLCNFMAYLYWTVGGVNWVGLYLLRGGELVLGPFAGKPACSRLAPGKGVCG